The following proteins are encoded in a genomic region of Chitinophagales bacterium:
- a CDS encoding glycosyltransferase — protein sequence MKPCAIVILNWNGIAFLKQFLQLLIDRTPEALANIYVIDNDSSDDSVSFLRENFAKVGIIQNKNNYGFAGGYNHGLKEIKEPILCLLNSDIEVTGHWLQPILNHFNEHENVAAIQPKVLDYKNKTKFEYAGGSGGFYDHFGYAVCRGRYFDHVEEDMGQYDDVVDIFWASGCCFFVRNSVFREVGCFDSDYFAHQEEIDLCWRINNYGYKIQVIPQSVVYHYGGGSLPYGSYFKSYLNFRNSLFNLFKNLKKRHLIFVLPTRMILDGVAAIHSIIKTKNLLTFRSIIHAHSSFYLSLSTLIEKRIKIKYKGYPKTTMKKYILLDYYIFKCRYFSELLH from the coding sequence ATGAAACCTTGTGCTATTGTCATTTTAAATTGGAATGGAATTGCTTTCTTAAAGCAGTTTCTGCAATTATTAATAGATAGAACACCAGAGGCTTTAGCTAATATTTATGTCATAGATAATGATTCAAGCGATGATTCTGTATCATTTTTGCGAGAAAATTTCGCTAAAGTTGGAATTATACAGAATAAAAACAATTATGGCTTCGCCGGCGGTTATAATCATGGATTAAAAGAAATTAAAGAACCAATATTGTGCCTACTCAATTCTGATATTGAAGTAACTGGTCATTGGCTGCAACCTATTTTGAACCATTTCAATGAACATGAGAATGTAGCTGCGATTCAGCCCAAGGTTTTGGATTATAAAAATAAAACTAAGTTTGAGTATGCTGGCGGCAGTGGAGGTTTTTATGATCACTTTGGCTATGCAGTCTGTCGCGGCAGATATTTCGATCATGTAGAAGAAGATATGGGTCAATATGACGATGTCGTAGATATATTCTGGGCTAGTGGTTGTTGTTTTTTTGTAAGGAATTCTGTTTTTAGAGAAGTAGGTTGTTTTGATTCAGATTATTTTGCGCACCAAGAAGAAATAGACTTGTGCTGGCGAATTAACAACTATGGTTATAAGATACAAGTAATACCCCAATCGGTAGTTTATCATTATGGTGGAGGCAGCTTACCCTATGGCAGCTATTTTAAATCTTATCTCAATTTTAGAAATAGTTTGTTTAATCTGTTCAAAAATCTAAAAAAACGACACTTGATATTTGTACTTCCTACCCGCATGATCTTAGATGGAGTAGCAGCTATTCATTCTATCATTAAGACCAAAAATTTACTGACATTTCGTTCAATAATACATGCTCATAGCTCTTTTTACTTATCATTATCTACACTCATTGAGAAGCGAATTAAAATAAAATATAAAGGTTATCCAAAGACCACCATGAAAAAATATATCTTACTTGATTACTATATTTTTAAATGTAGATACTTTAGTGAGTTATTGCATTAA
- a CDS encoding VOC family protein, which translates to MSGKIIGLGGVFIKSQDKPRLLKWYADVLDTKMEDWGTILPIAQIDSNESQVFSVFPESTNYCHSHQSYMINWMVDDLEKLIEKLKVKNIEINMGEESEYGKFAWLDDCDGNKLELWEPPKINSK; encoded by the coding sequence ATGAGTGGTAAAATTATTGGCTTGGGTGGAGTATTTATAAAATCACAAGATAAACCTCGTTTGCTAAAATGGTACGCAGATGTCTTAGATACTAAAATGGAGGATTGGGGAACGATTTTGCCTATAGCACAGATAGATTCAAATGAGAGTCAAGTATTTTCGGTTTTTCCAGAATCAACCAATTATTGTCATTCGCACCAGTCGTATATGATAAATTGGATGGTGGATGATTTAGAGAAATTAATAGAAAAATTAAAAGTGAAAAATATTGAAATCAATATGGGTGAAGAAAGTGAGTATGGTAAATTCGCATGGCTCGATGATTGTGATGGGAATAAATTGGAGCTCTGGGAGCCACCTAAAATCAATTCAAAATAG
- a CDS encoding fumarylacetoacetate hydrolase family protein → MKIFCIGRNYVDHIHELKNEIPESMVIFMKPASSLHDISKSWSLPNFSKDIHYECELVLKISKQGKNIPLEEAFNYYEELSLGIDFTARDIQSNLKAKGLPWEKAKAFDGSALLGHFVAKTKFDLKNLSFSLIKNGMMVQHGNTKQMIHSFSSIISELSRYFTLETSDLIFTGTPAGVGPIQSGDAFIGKMEDLEIFHFDVK, encoded by the coding sequence ATGAAAATTTTCTGTATAGGTAGGAATTATGTTGACCATATTCACGAATTGAAAAATGAAATTCCTGAATCAATGGTTATATTTATGAAACCTGCTTCATCATTGCATGATATTTCAAAGTCTTGGTCACTGCCAAACTTCTCCAAGGATATTCACTATGAGTGCGAACTCGTCCTAAAGATAAGCAAACAGGGTAAAAATATTCCATTAGAAGAGGCTTTCAATTATTATGAAGAACTAAGTTTAGGTATCGATTTTACAGCTAGAGATATTCAATCCAATCTAAAAGCCAAAGGACTACCATGGGAAAAAGCTAAAGCTTTTGATGGTTCTGCACTATTAGGTCACTTCGTTGCTAAAACTAAATTTGATTTAAAAAATTTGAGCTTTTCGTTGATAAAAAATGGAATGATGGTTCAGCATGGTAATACCAAGCAAATGATTCATTCATTTTCAAGTATCATATCTGAGTTATCTAGGTATTTCACATTGGAAACAAGCGACCTCATATTTACTGGAACCCCAGCGGGAGTAGGACCCATTCAATCCGGCGATGCATTTATCGGTAAAATGGAAGATTTGGAAATCTTTCATTTTGATGTAAAATGA
- a CDS encoding methionine adenosyltransferase yields MPYLFTSESVSEGHPDKVSDQISDALIDHFLAYDANSKVACETLVTTGQVVLAGEVKSNAYLDVQSIARDVITKIGYTKSEYMFDASSCGVLSAIHEQSADINQGVERKNPEEQGAGDQGMMFGYATNETDNYMPLALDIAHKLLEELAVLRRENNEIKYLRPDAKSQVTIEYSDDHKPVRIDTIVISTQHDDFDADEKMLAKIKEDMINILIPRVKKQLKPEIQALFNDKITYHINPTGKFVIGGPHGDTGLTGRKIIVDTYGGKGAHGGGAFSGKDPSKVDRSAAYATRHIAKNMVAAGLCDEVLVQVSYAIGVAKPCGLYINTYGTSKVQMNDGEIARKIEEIFDLRPYAIEQRLKLRNPMYLESAAYGHMGRKNEVIKKTFNKGKDNEKTIEVELFTWEKLDFVDKIKSAFYL; encoded by the coding sequence ATGCCATATTTATTTACTTCCGAATCCGTTTCCGAAGGACACCCCGATAAAGTATCTGACCAGATTTCAGATGCACTGATAGATCATTTTCTAGCTTATGATGCTAACTCTAAGGTGGCTTGTGAAACTTTAGTAACAACAGGTCAAGTAGTATTAGCTGGCGAAGTTAAATCGAATGCTTACCTCGATGTACAATCTATCGCAAGAGATGTAATCACTAAGATAGGCTATACTAAGAGTGAATATATGTTTGATGCTAGTTCATGTGGAGTGCTCTCAGCTATCCACGAGCAGTCAGCAGATATCAACCAAGGTGTAGAGCGCAAAAACCCTGAAGAACAAGGAGCTGGTGACCAAGGAATGATGTTTGGCTATGCGACCAACGAAACAGACAATTATATGCCTTTAGCACTAGATATAGCGCATAAATTGCTTGAAGAGTTGGCTGTTTTACGCAGAGAAAATAACGAAATTAAGTATTTGAGACCTGATGCTAAATCTCAGGTAACTATAGAATACTCAGATGATCATAAGCCAGTACGAATAGATACTATCGTGATATCGACACAGCATGACGACTTTGATGCTGACGAGAAAATGCTCGCAAAAATCAAAGAGGATATGATAAATATACTCATTCCAAGAGTAAAAAAACAATTAAAACCTGAAATACAAGCGCTATTCAATGATAAAATTACTTATCATATCAATCCAACTGGAAAATTTGTTATCGGTGGACCGCATGGCGATACAGGATTGACAGGTCGAAAAATCATCGTAGATACCTATGGCGGCAAAGGTGCGCATGGAGGTGGTGCATTTTCAGGTAAAGATCCAAGCAAGGTAGATAGAAGTGCGGCCTATGCTACTAGACATATCGCCAAGAATATGGTTGCTGCTGGGTTATGTGATGAGGTATTGGTTCAGGTATCTTATGCAATAGGTGTAGCCAAGCCATGTGGATTGTATATCAATACCTATGGTACTAGCAAGGTACAAATGAATGATGGTGAAATTGCAAGAAAAATAGAAGAGATTTTTGATTTAAGACCATATGCTATAGAGCAAAGATTGAAACTCAGAAACCCAATGTACCTCGAGTCTGCTGCATATGGACATATGGGTCGTAAAAACGAAGTAATTAAAAAGACATTCAATAAAGGTAAAGATAACGAAAAAACCATTGAAGTAGAGTTATTTACATGGGAAAAGTTAGACTTTGTAGATAAAATCAAGTCTGCATTTTATTTATAA
- a CDS encoding GlsB/YeaQ/YmgE family stress response membrane protein: MIDFHLISTPLLGLVAGFIAGKIMPGEEPGGIWGTLTFGIIGSFVGRFAFNKLGLYEDNNIMSLIASVVGACLIIFIWKKLIAPRLGGGNDAA, from the coding sequence ATGATTGATTTTCATCTTATCTCAACACCTTTGTTAGGCTTAGTCGCTGGATTTATTGCTGGAAAAATTATGCCAGGAGAAGAACCAGGTGGTATATGGGGAACATTGACTTTCGGTATTATAGGCTCTTTTGTAGGTAGATTTGCCTTTAACAAATTAGGACTCTATGAGGATAATAATATTATGAGTCTCATAGCTAGTGTGGTCGGTGCATGTTTGATTATTTTTATCTGGAAAAAACTAATTGCTCCCAGACTAGGTGGAGGCAACGATGCGGCTTAG
- a CDS encoding T9SS type A sorting domain-containing protein: MKKLIIILTTAISGHLVAQTLFSNGANITINGASVQVNGSVLNKGMLDVKQTSNIVVTGNINNQGKISNDGHIDLYGNIWSTTKIDNPLFGSWAFNGTASQEITSDSAFIAKDIFFSNPSGFKISVMNDIKVTNASNFARGILEMLNATKMRFGPSASHFNSSDTSHVKGVVAKEGTGSFNYPVGTGVKLQDISINASSNPSAIQVGYKTGDAGSALFGITGPQTTPLQSYNTAEYWQMSSGGAQGTVVMTHDAHNALTIPALADVRVGRKDGSQWLNQGGVATGSISSATVESLSSNLDGDFTLGIVKKDIMVSIFNPSGKTSICNKDTLTIIARRVLGINEFPTSTTFTMSPLSAVIKVNDTTFKLFPSTTTQFTLTGTDQNNLMGIVNFNLVVNQLPIVTAAIKNPLVYNGVPLNIWPKDNPIELIATGATSYAWSPSTFVNTGINSATLIATPANHITYNVTGTDNNGCKNTSSVEVRAFIVKTENLSSCTNITWRNRTIAKTGTYGDTITASSVDTIFLLNFVSNAVNVGIAMENGKLASTCMDCKSYQWYSCRPDGSFTPIENGTSRILNITTIGNYSVEVSNGLCSAKSPCMSNSTSAIASPNIFEGIAVYPNPFTDNITVHLDKDPVSAYIQIVDMNGRVVHTKRVTGVSETRLNLSTLANGSYFIQIVFDKKDKNMYYTKIVKE; the protein is encoded by the coding sequence ATGAAAAAATTAATTATTATACTCACAACAGCAATATCTGGGCATTTAGTTGCCCAGACATTGTTCTCTAATGGTGCCAATATAACTATTAATGGTGCTAGCGTTCAGGTAAATGGTTCTGTGCTAAATAAGGGTATGCTGGATGTGAAACAAACATCCAATATTGTAGTAACTGGTAACATAAATAATCAAGGCAAGATCTCCAATGATGGTCATATCGATTTGTATGGAAATATTTGGAGTACAACAAAGATTGACAATCCTCTCTTTGGTTCATGGGCATTCAACGGTACTGCTTCTCAAGAGATTACGTCTGATTCTGCATTTATAGCTAAGGATATATTTTTCTCAAATCCTAGCGGTTTTAAAATTAGTGTAATGAATGATATCAAGGTAACAAATGCCTCTAATTTTGCACGTGGGATACTAGAAATGCTCAATGCTACTAAAATGAGATTCGGACCAAGTGCTAGTCACTTTAATAGTTCTGATACTAGCCATGTAAAAGGGGTGGTAGCTAAGGAAGGGACAGGTAGTTTCAATTACCCTGTTGGAACAGGTGTTAAGTTGCAGGATATATCTATTAATGCTTCTTCTAATCCTTCTGCCATTCAAGTAGGTTATAAAACAGGAGATGCAGGTTCTGCTCTTTTCGGTATCACTGGTCCGCAAACTACTCCATTACAATCATACAATACAGCTGAATATTGGCAAATGTCGAGTGGTGGAGCACAGGGTACAGTTGTAATGACACACGATGCGCATAATGCACTCACCATTCCAGCTTTAGCAGATGTAAGAGTGGGTAGAAAAGATGGCTCACAATGGCTAAATCAAGGTGGTGTGGCAACGGGATCAATTTCTTCGGCTACTGTTGAAAGTTTGAGTAGTAATTTAGATGGTGATTTTACATTAGGTATTGTGAAAAAGGATATAATGGTTTCTATCTTTAACCCTAGTGGAAAGACCAGTATTTGTAATAAGGATACCTTGACCATTATAGCTCGCAGAGTTCTTGGCATCAACGAATTTCCGACTTCGACTACCTTTACTATGAGTCCATTAAGTGCAGTCATTAAGGTTAATGATACGACATTTAAACTATTCCCAAGTACCACTACACAATTTACATTGACTGGTACAGACCAAAATAACTTAATGGGTATAGTGAATTTCAACCTTGTAGTCAATCAATTACCAATTGTAACTGCTGCTATAAAGAATCCATTAGTTTATAATGGTGTTCCTTTGAATATTTGGCCAAAGGATAACCCGATTGAACTAATAGCTACAGGAGCTACAAGCTACGCTTGGTCTCCATCTACTTTTGTCAATACGGGTATAAATAGCGCTACCTTGATAGCAACCCCTGCAAACCATATTACTTATAATGTAACAGGTACTGATAATAACGGTTGCAAGAATACCTCCTCTGTTGAAGTACGTGCATTTATAGTAAAAACAGAAAATCTTAGCTCTTGTACGAATATAACCTGGAGAAATCGCACTATTGCGAAGACAGGGACCTATGGAGATACTATTACTGCTTCAAGCGTAGATACTATATTCCTTTTGAATTTTGTTTCGAATGCAGTGAATGTGGGTATAGCTATGGAAAATGGCAAACTCGCTTCTACCTGTATGGATTGTAAATCTTATCAATGGTATTCATGTAGACCAGATGGTTCTTTTACCCCTATTGAGAATGGTACGTCTCGAATTCTTAATATTACTACCATAGGTAATTATTCTGTAGAGGTGTCAAATGGGCTTTGTTCAGCGAAGTCTCCTTGTATGTCTAATTCTACATCTGCTATAGCCTCTCCTAATATTTTTGAAGGTATAGCTGTTTATCCTAATCCTTTTACCGATAATATAACAGTACATTTAGATAAGGATCCAGTTAGTGCCTATATTCAAATTGTAGATATGAATGGTCGTGTGGTGCATACGAAAAGAGTAACTGGAGTTTCAGAGACAAGGTTGAATCTATCAACCCTTGCGAATGGAAGCTATTTTATTCAGATAGTATTTGATAAAAAGGATAAGAATATGTATTATACTAAAATTGTCAAAGAGTAA
- a CDS encoding YegP family protein, translating into MGTFVITKRKDGDFQFNLKAGNGQVILTSEGYSSRAACDNGIESVKKNSQDDGRFERKESSNGKPFFNLKASNGQVIGKSELYESSASMENGIESVKKNAPEATIKEDLE; encoded by the coding sequence ATGGGTACATTTGTAATTACAAAAAGAAAAGATGGAGATTTTCAGTTTAATCTAAAGGCTGGTAATGGTCAGGTAATCCTAACCAGTGAAGGCTATTCTTCCAGAGCTGCGTGCGATAATGGCATCGAAAGTGTCAAGAAAAATTCGCAAGATGATGGCAGATTTGAAAGAAAAGAAAGTTCGAATGGCAAACCTTTCTTCAATTTGAAAGCCTCCAATGGTCAAGTCATAGGAAAGAGTGAATTGTACGAGTCTTCTGCTTCGATGGAAAATGGCATAGAATCTGTCAAGAAAAATGCCCCTGAAGCAACAATTAAAGAGGACTTGGAATAA
- a CDS encoding HAD hydrolase family protein: MNHLQEKLEKIKLILLDVDGTMTDGGIYVLPDGSQIKRFFAQDGEGIRRAIEAGFEVGIISAAGLAKDIIQQRAKILNITRVHAERSSKVEVAKKWATELNLLPEEVAYMGDDIIDAEVMQWCGLACAPKSAHKSALAVADYITEKEAGYGAVREFMDLIMEAN, from the coding sequence ATGAATCATTTACAAGAGAAACTTGAAAAAATTAAACTCATACTATTGGATGTCGATGGGACTATGACCGATGGCGGTATTTATGTATTGCCCGATGGTTCGCAAATCAAGCGCTTTTTTGCTCAAGATGGCGAGGGTATACGCCGAGCGATAGAAGCTGGATTTGAAGTAGGTATTATCAGTGCTGCAGGATTGGCTAAAGATATAATACAACAAAGAGCCAAAATTTTGAACATAACTCGAGTTCATGCAGAAAGAAGTAGCAAGGTAGAAGTAGCCAAGAAGTGGGCTACGGAACTAAATTTACTTCCTGAGGAAGTCGCATATATGGGAGACGATATCATTGATGCAGAGGTCATGCAATGGTGTGGATTAGCCTGTGCACCAAAGTCTGCGCACAAATCAGCTTTAGCGGTGGCAGATTATATTACAGAAAAGGAGGCTGGGTATGGCGCTGTACGAGAGTTTATGGATTTAATTATGGAGGCAAATTAA
- a CDS encoding toxin-antitoxin system YwqK family antitoxin: MRYLIFILALIISSQCFAQKSKKINKKLELLSPTFRKIDSLTNGNIQVTIIDRISKNKIQEEQFKDTIKDGMCVYYFSNGKPREVIYYRLGKKDGIYKSFFENGKLIIAGYYKEDKEDGVFTYYFSNGNKQAIKEYKMGADEGGIAMFDSTGVKLVDGAYKNGKRHGYWQDFFNNGKPRLAAYFKNGEYEGPYTDYFENGQVHVKTYFLNGKQEGQRMEFDSLGTPVKRVTFRYGTEAGSFENYYPNGKVMENGYYSQAKLHGKYKKFYDDGRVMEEGEYNMGNKIGKWFSYDKNGNKTKIKF, from the coding sequence ATGCGTTATTTGATTTTTATTTTAGCTCTAATAATAAGCTCCCAATGCTTTGCTCAGAAGTCGAAAAAAATAAATAAAAAATTAGAACTTCTTTCTCCCACTTTTCGAAAGATTGATTCTTTGACTAATGGTAATATTCAAGTAACAATTATAGATAGAATTTCAAAGAATAAAATTCAAGAGGAACAATTTAAAGACACCATAAAAGATGGTATGTGTGTCTATTATTTTAGTAATGGTAAACCTAGGGAAGTCATTTACTACAGGCTTGGTAAGAAGGATGGAATTTACAAAAGTTTTTTTGAGAATGGCAAGCTAATTATCGCTGGTTACTATAAAGAGGACAAAGAGGATGGTGTATTTACCTACTATTTTTCTAATGGAAACAAACAAGCTATCAAAGAGTATAAAATGGGTGCTGACGAAGGTGGAATAGCTATGTTTGACTCTACTGGAGTTAAGTTAGTTGATGGTGCATATAAAAATGGAAAACGTCATGGCTATTGGCAAGATTTTTTTAATAATGGTAAACCTAGGTTGGCTGCTTATTTCAAGAATGGCGAGTACGAAGGTCCTTATACTGATTATTTCGAAAATGGACAAGTTCATGTGAAAACCTATTTTCTCAATGGAAAGCAAGAAGGACAGCGTATGGAGTTTGATTCGCTAGGTACACCAGTAAAAAGAGTTACCTTTCGCTATGGTACAGAAGCTGGCAGTTTTGAAAACTATTACCCCAATGGCAAGGTGATGGAAAACGGATACTACTCCCAAGCTAAATTGCATGGTAAATATAAAAAATTTTATGATGATGGAAGGGTTATGGAAGAAGGCGAATACAATATGGGCAATAAAATTGGGAAGTGGTTTAGCTATGATAAAAATGGCAATAAAACCAAAATAAAATTTTAA
- a CDS encoding agmatinase family protein, with protein MSFDPNALGLDNGNLYGLPSTFKDAEVIVFPVPWDVTVSYGDGTSLAPELIREESMQVDLYDLEFGNFWEKGIFYLKSSPVLLEKCIKHRQYAVEAIKLQEKGRTVEDSFTLKNNTELINQACEEMVDWVYKECSKILNEGKKLVLLGGDHSTPLGYLKALSEKFKDFGILQIDAHCDLREAYEGFTYSHASIMYNALKFENVKSLTQVGIRDFCEEEKDFAKKSKKKVNIFYDRDINYHMFEGKGWRTICDEIVKTLPKNIYISFDIDGLQQKYCPNTGTPVAGGLEVDQVFYLFNHVKKAGKNIIGMDLNEVGNDVWDANVGARVLYRMIGTWIAD; from the coding sequence ATGTCATTCGACCCTAATGCTCTCGGCCTAGATAATGGTAATTTATATGGACTTCCATCTACTTTCAAAGATGCAGAGGTTATAGTATTCCCAGTTCCGTGGGATGTGACAGTGAGTTATGGCGATGGCACTAGCTTGGCACCTGAACTTATTCGTGAAGAGTCTATGCAAGTAGATCTTTATGATTTAGAATTTGGAAATTTTTGGGAGAAGGGAATTTTTTATTTAAAGTCATCTCCAGTACTACTTGAAAAATGCATTAAACATAGACAATACGCAGTAGAAGCTATTAAACTGCAAGAAAAAGGGAGAACCGTCGAAGACAGTTTTACGCTCAAAAATAATACGGAACTCATTAACCAAGCCTGTGAGGAAATGGTAGACTGGGTTTATAAGGAATGTTCAAAGATACTGAACGAAGGTAAAAAATTGGTATTACTTGGAGGCGATCATTCTACGCCATTAGGCTATTTAAAGGCTTTGAGTGAAAAATTTAAAGATTTCGGGATATTACAAATAGATGCACATTGTGATTTGCGGGAGGCTTATGAAGGATTTACCTATTCACATGCATCTATTATGTATAATGCGTTGAAATTCGAAAATGTAAAGAGCTTGACACAAGTAGGTATTCGAGATTTTTGTGAAGAAGAAAAAGATTTTGCTAAAAAATCAAAGAAAAAAGTCAATATTTTTTATGATAGAGATATCAATTATCATATGTTCGAAGGCAAAGGTTGGAGAACGATTTGCGATGAAATAGTCAAGACTTTACCTAAAAATATTTATATCAGTTTCGATATCGATGGTTTGCAGCAAAAATATTGCCCGAATACTGGGACGCCCGTAGCAGGTGGGCTAGAAGTCGATCAAGTTTTCTATCTCTTCAACCATGTAAAAAAAGCGGGTAAAAACATTATTGGTATGGATCTCAATGAGGTGGGCAATGACGTGTGGGATGCTAATGTAGGAGCTAGAGTTTTATATAGAATGATAGGCACATGGATAGCAGATTAA
- a CDS encoding four helix bundle protein, with amino-acid sequence MSNFKKLLVWSKAVSFVIVIYKVLSEFPQSELYGLTSQIKKSAISIPSNIAEGSSNRSVKEFDRFLCIALGSSFELETQLIIAFNLEFINEHTHSALNEKLGEIQKMIVSFQKTLNKTKNL; translated from the coding sequence ATGAGTAATTTTAAAAAATTATTAGTTTGGAGCAAGGCTGTTAGTTTTGTAATAGTAATTTATAAAGTTTTATCAGAATTTCCACAAAGTGAGTTATATGGATTGACAAGTCAAATTAAAAAAAGTGCAATATCAATTCCTTCAAATATAGCAGAAGGTTCCAGTAATCGCTCCGTCAAAGAATTTGATAGATTTTTGTGTATCGCATTAGGTTCATCGTTTGAATTAGAAACACAGTTAATTATTGCCTTTAATTTGGAGTTTATAAATGAACACACTCATTCGGCTCTAAATGAAAAACTAGGAGAGATTCAAAAAATGATTGTTTCTTTTCAAAAGACTTTGAATAAAACTAAAAACTTATAA
- a CDS encoding enoyl-CoA hydratase/isomerase family protein, which translates to MNMSAILQELREDGILILTINRPDAYNALNKAFFDAMDSILDDIYSNEKIKSVILTGSGDKAFAAGADIKEFSSFNENQAKKLSRDGQNVMNRMENCPKPIIAAVNGFALGGGCELAMCCHIRVASDSALFGQPEVNLGLIPGYAGTQRLVQLIGKGKAMEYLMTADNMKADEAHRLGLVNYVVSKDELMTKCIELATKINSKAPFAIGKIVECVQSYFKDGPVGFTTETNCFAECFETEDFKEGVAAFMEKRKAVFTGK; encoded by the coding sequence ATGAATATGTCGGCAATCCTACAAGAATTAAGAGAAGATGGAATTTTGATATTAACCATCAATCGTCCTGATGCATACAATGCTTTGAATAAGGCGTTTTTCGACGCTATGGACTCTATCCTCGATGACATATATTCCAATGAAAAAATAAAATCGGTCATACTCACTGGTAGCGGAGATAAGGCTTTCGCTGCGGGTGCTGATATCAAAGAGTTTTCTAGTTTCAACGAAAATCAAGCTAAAAAGTTGAGTCGTGACGGACAGAACGTAATGAATAGAATGGAGAACTGCCCTAAACCTATTATTGCAGCTGTCAATGGTTTCGCTTTGGGTGGTGGATGTGAATTAGCTATGTGTTGTCATATACGAGTAGCTAGCGACAGCGCCCTTTTCGGTCAACCAGAAGTTAATTTGGGTTTGATACCAGGCTACGCAGGTACTCAGCGATTAGTGCAACTCATAGGCAAAGGCAAAGCCATGGAATATCTCATGACAGCTGACAATATGAAGGCGGACGAAGCACATAGACTAGGTTTGGTTAATTATGTAGTAAGCAAAGATGAGTTGATGACTAAATGTATTGAACTAGCAACTAAAATAAATTCTAAAGCTCCATTTGCCATAGGGAAAATAGTCGAATGTGTACAGTCTTATTTTAAAGATGGACCTGTTGGCTTTACTACGGAGACGAATTGCTTTGCAGAATGTTTTGAAACCGAAGATTTCAAAGAGGGGGTAGCTGCTTTTATGGAGAAGCGAAAAGCTGTTTTTACTGGTAAGTAA